A window of the Haloarcula litorea genome harbors these coding sequences:
- a CDS encoding S9 family peptidase, with the protein MADPDADDVLESLAELPTLAHPTASPDGSKVAYYHDVTGRNELHVLDVETGETEQWSDGEVPRNARWHVEWDADGERVFFHLDDSGDEQNDVYAIDAEGTVEPVVEMDGQVAVHDVSEDGETLLVGSTRDGQMNLYAHDLASGETTKLTDYDRAVWTGLFSPDGDRIAYVTNESDDFDNMDVYVADADGSNPRNLAVGETGAEAGPADWGPDGQRLLVSDNSTDLGRSGVYHLDSGEVEWFESEFEEQPHCFTADGEGFVAIRTREAAKMPVVYDLDSGEGRELALPEGVASPAGESHLADDRLLLTHTTPTRRPDLLAYDLESDETETLIEAEYGPFSPAEFADAEYVTFESDGVPETRQAAVEHDPYDTLEIGGLLYDSGERPSPLIVNPHGGPRAMDTKSFDLYTQFLVAQGYSVLQVNYRGSTGRGRSFVRELYDDWGGAEQGDVAVGAEHVLAEYDWLDEDRVTVFGGSYGGYSAYWQLVQYPDLYAAGIAWIGLTDLDDQYENTMPHFRTELMEKNIGTPAENPEFYRERSPVEYVENLSAPLFVLHGVNDRRVPVSQARLFREALDEYGYTEGEDADYEYEELGEEGHASSDIDQKIRLFRLLADFLDRRVGVEAAAADD; encoded by the coding sequence ATGGCCGACCCTGACGCCGACGACGTACTCGAATCGCTGGCGGAGCTCCCGACACTCGCCCACCCGACGGCGTCGCCGGACGGGTCGAAGGTGGCGTACTACCACGACGTCACCGGTCGCAACGAACTCCACGTGCTGGACGTCGAGACCGGCGAGACCGAGCAGTGGAGCGACGGCGAGGTGCCCCGCAACGCCCGGTGGCACGTCGAGTGGGACGCCGACGGCGAGCGGGTGTTCTTCCACCTCGACGACTCCGGCGACGAGCAGAACGACGTGTACGCCATCGACGCCGAGGGGACGGTCGAACCCGTCGTCGAGATGGACGGGCAGGTGGCCGTCCACGACGTGAGCGAGGACGGCGAGACGCTGCTGGTGGGGTCGACCCGGGACGGGCAGATGAACCTCTACGCCCACGACCTCGCGAGCGGCGAGACGACGAAGCTCACCGACTACGACCGGGCCGTCTGGACCGGCCTGTTCTCGCCCGACGGCGACCGCATCGCCTACGTCACCAACGAGTCCGACGACTTCGACAATATGGACGTCTACGTCGCCGACGCGGACGGCTCGAACCCCCGGAACCTCGCCGTCGGCGAGACCGGCGCGGAGGCCGGCCCGGCCGACTGGGGGCCGGACGGCCAGCGCCTGCTCGTCTCGGACAACAGCACCGACCTCGGGCGGTCGGGCGTCTACCACCTCGACAGCGGCGAGGTCGAGTGGTTCGAGAGCGAGTTCGAGGAGCAACCCCACTGCTTCACGGCCGACGGCGAGGGCTTCGTCGCGATCCGGACCCGCGAGGCCGCGAAGATGCCGGTCGTCTACGACCTCGACAGCGGCGAGGGCCGCGAACTCGCCCTCCCGGAGGGCGTCGCCAGCCCCGCCGGCGAGTCCCACCTGGCCGACGATCGCCTCCTGTTGACCCACACCACGCCGACCCGGCGGCCGGACCTGCTGGCCTACGACCTCGAAAGCGACGAGACGGAGACGCTGATCGAGGCCGAGTACGGGCCGTTCTCGCCCGCGGAGTTCGCCGACGCCGAGTACGTCACCTTCGAGTCCGACGGCGTCCCCGAGACCCGCCAGGCCGCCGTCGAACACGACCCCTACGACACGCTGGAGATCGGCGGCCTGCTGTACGACTCCGGCGAGCGCCCGTCGCCGCTGATCGTCAACCCCCACGGCGGCCCGCGGGCGATGGACACCAAGTCCTTCGACCTCTACACGCAGTTCCTCGTCGCGCAGGGGTACTCGGTGCTGCAGGTGAACTACCGCGGCTCGACCGGCCGCGGCCGGTCGTTCGTCCGCGAACTGTACGACGACTGGGGCGGTGCCGAACAGGGCGACGTGGCGGTCGGGGCCGAACACGTCCTGGCCGAGTACGACTGGCTGGACGAGGACCGCGTCACGGTCTTCGGGGGCTCCTACGGCGGCTACTCGGCGTACTGGCAGCTGGTCCAGTACCCCGACCTCTACGCCGCCGGCATCGCCTGGATCGGACTCACCGACCTCGACGACCAGTACGAGAACACGATGCCCCACTTCCGGACGGAGCTGATGGAGAAGAACATCGGGACGCCGGCGGAGAACCCCGAGTTCTACCGCGAGCGCTCCCCCGTCGAGTACGTCGAGAACCTCTCGGCACCGCTGTTCGTCCTCCACGGCGTCAACGACCGCCGGGTCCCGGTCTCGCAGGCCCGGCTGTTCCGCGAGGCGCTGGACGAGTACGGCTACACCGAGGGCGAGGACGCGGACTACGAGTACGAGGAACTGGGCGAGGAGGGCCACGCCTCCTCGGACATCGACCAGAAGATCCGGCTGTTCCGCCTGCTCGCGGACTTCCTCGACCGCCGCGTCGGCGTCGAGGCCGCGGCCGCGGACGACTAG
- a CDS encoding WD40/YVTN/BNR-like repeat-containing protein: MDTCYAALDDRLLVGDGEWRERLRGYDLECVAADRRVPDRAFVGTVDAGLVRTGDGGRRWDPVLSPHSAGAPDRVTSVTVSPHDPDVVWAGTEPSAVYRSTDGGETWAEREGLTDLDSAGRWSFPPRPHTHHVRWLAVAPDDPDTVYVAVEAGAFVRSTDGGETWLDHPAGARRDNHTLAVHPAAPDRVYTAAGDGYARSEDRGETWTYPQSGLDHRYVWGLAVHPDDPECVVVSAASGAFAAHDTDGESYVYRRTDDGWTTAMAGLPEPNGLARAVLATDETGFHALTNHGLFRSPEGREWTRLGAWDDRYDQVPRGLAVV; the protein is encoded by the coding sequence ATGGACACCTGCTACGCCGCGCTGGACGACCGCCTGCTCGTCGGCGACGGCGAGTGGCGCGAGCGTCTGCGCGGGTACGACCTCGAGTGCGTCGCCGCCGACCGGCGGGTCCCCGACCGGGCCTTCGTCGGGACCGTCGACGCGGGACTGGTGCGGACCGGCGACGGCGGCCGCCGCTGGGACCCGGTCCTCTCGCCCCACAGCGCCGGCGCACCGGACCGCGTGACCAGCGTCACCGTCAGCCCCCACGACCCCGACGTGGTCTGGGCCGGGACCGAGCCGAGCGCCGTCTACCGGTCGACCGACGGGGGCGAGACGTGGGCCGAGCGCGAGGGGCTGACCGACCTCGACTCCGCCGGCCGGTGGTCGTTCCCGCCGCGGCCCCACACGCACCACGTCCGCTGGCTCGCCGTCGCGCCGGACGATCCCGACACCGTCTACGTCGCCGTCGAGGCCGGGGCGTTCGTCCGCAGCACCGACGGGGGCGAGACGTGGCTCGACCACCCGGCGGGGGCTCGGCGCGACAACCACACGCTGGCGGTCCACCCCGCCGCTCCCGACCGCGTCTACACCGCCGCCGGCGACGGCTACGCCCGGTCCGAGGACCGCGGCGAGACCTGGACCTACCCGCAGTCCGGACTCGACCACCGCTACGTCTGGGGGCTCGCCGTCCACCCCGACGACCCCGAGTGCGTCGTCGTCTCGGCGGCCAGCGGCGCGTTCGCGGCCCACGACACGGACGGCGAGAGCTACGTCTACCGGCGGACCGACGACGGCTGGACGACGGCGATGGCCGGCCTCCCGGAGCCGAACGGCCTCGCGCGGGCGGTGCTCGCGACCGACGAGACGGGGTTCCACGCGCTGACGAACCACGGGCTCTTCCGCTCGCCCGAGGGACGCGAGTGGACCCGCCTCGGCGCGTGGGACGACCGGTACGACCAGGTCCCTCGGGGGCTCGCGGTCGTCTAG
- a CDS encoding DUF5518 domain-containing protein has translation MSPTWPPSVLRDDTWRYGIVAGLAVVPFTAASYWQTGSEMSLGVVFWAGVVAGYLVKRRGLDGTAVGFRAGLVGALPGLWMAADLTAFVLGLGGGWFRLLQLLVVAVVVSLLFLFASVTGALGGRLGGWLAERGGHPRETGSGA, from the coding sequence ATGTCGCCCACCTGGCCCCCCTCCGTCCTCCGCGACGACACCTGGCGGTACGGGATCGTCGCCGGGCTCGCCGTCGTCCCGTTCACCGCCGCGAGCTACTGGCAGACCGGCTCCGAGATGTCCCTCGGCGTCGTGTTCTGGGCCGGCGTCGTCGCCGGCTACCTCGTGAAACGTCGGGGGCTGGACGGCACCGCCGTCGGGTTCCGCGCGGGACTGGTCGGGGCGCTGCCGGGGCTGTGGATGGCCGCCGACCTGACCGCGTTCGTGCTCGGGCTCGGCGGCGGGTGGTTCCGGCTCCTCCAGCTCCTCGTGGTCGCCGTCGTGGTGTCGCTCCTGTTCCTGTTCGCGAGCGTCACCGGCGCGCTCGGCGGTCGCCTCGGCGGCTGGCTCGCCGAGCGGGGCGGCCACCCACGAGAGACCGGAAGCGGCGCGTGA
- a CDS encoding geranylgeranyl reductase family protein: protein MYDVVVVGVGPAGARYARRAAQRGLDVIAFEQGEVGDPLACSGHVSTDVWDYTEDARGDLLQNEVSGARFHTGGPGSEAHPFHKDEVISNVIDRVGLDRHLADLAREAGADVREHHTVVGVTEDGDGVTVEAKGPDGVATHRARMVAGCDGPKSRVRRELDLPEPGELLHGVLGFDETPDHGDFVDVHLTVPRFFAWRIPRGEAGVEYGLAVPPGDDAPARFDEFTAAYDAAVSRRCSGLIPVGPPKRVTGSRSFLIGDAAAQTKPFTGGGILYGMTAADHAAREIDPTEPATLGDYERAWRDDLRGDIRLGHAVRAGYSVPEPIQKAGMKLFEGEIGVHMDRPSTLFSREQLAALFSRS from the coding sequence ATGTACGATGTCGTCGTCGTCGGCGTCGGTCCCGCGGGCGCTCGCTACGCCCGCCGCGCGGCCCAGCGGGGGCTGGACGTCATCGCCTTCGAGCAGGGCGAGGTTGGCGACCCGCTGGCCTGTTCGGGCCACGTCAGCACCGACGTCTGGGACTACACCGAGGACGCGCGCGGCGACCTCCTCCAGAACGAGGTCTCGGGTGCCCGGTTCCACACCGGCGGCCCGGGCAGCGAGGCCCATCCGTTCCACAAGGACGAGGTGATCTCGAACGTCATCGACCGCGTCGGCCTGGACCGCCACCTCGCGGACCTGGCCCGCGAGGCCGGGGCCGACGTGCGGGAACACCACACCGTCGTGGGCGTGACGGAGGACGGCGACGGTGTCACCGTCGAGGCGAAGGGACCGGACGGCGTCGCGACCCACCGCGCCCGGATGGTCGCGGGCTGTGACGGCCCCAAGAGCCGGGTCCGGCGGGAACTCGACCTCCCGGAACCGGGGGAACTCCTCCACGGCGTGCTCGGCTTCGACGAGACGCCCGACCACGGCGACTTCGTCGACGTCCACCTGACGGTCCCGCGGTTCTTCGCGTGGCGCATCCCCCGCGGCGAGGCCGGCGTCGAGTACGGACTCGCGGTGCCGCCGGGCGACGACGCGCCGGCCCGCTTCGACGAGTTCACCGCGGCCTACGACGCGGCCGTGAGCCGGCGCTGTTCCGGCCTCATCCCGGTCGGCCCGCCGAAACGGGTCACCGGAAGCCGGTCGTTCCTGATCGGCGACGCCGCCGCACAGACCAAGCCCTTCACCGGCGGGGGCATCCTCTACGGGATGACCGCCGCCGACCACGCCGCCCGCGAGATCGACCCGACCGAGCCGGCGACGCTGGGCGACTACGAGCGGGCCTGGCGCGACGACCTCCGCGGGGACATCCGCCTGGGCCACGCCGTCCGCGCGGGCTACTCGGTCCCCGAACCGATCCAGAAGGCCGGGATGAAGCTGTTCGAGGGCGAGATCGGCGTCCACATGGACCGGCCGTCGACGCTGTTCTCCCGCGAGCAGCTGGCCGCGCTGTTCTCGCGGTCCTGA
- a CDS encoding aminomethyltransferase family protein, which translates to MTVLEDVHDAHGATFRAVGGRRVVGDYGRPERTQRAVRNVVGVCEFAYGVVVVTGADRVDYVDNAVSNRVPSEDGRGCYALLLGPDGHVETDMYVYNAGERLLVFTPPQRAEPLAEEWAEKTFIQDVDVRVATDDFATFGVHGPKATEKIASVLHQAAAPDEPLSFDRGELGDAGVSVIRTDDLAGEESYDVVCAADDAEAVFDTLVNRGLNAVPFGYDVWERLTLEAGTPLFDTEIEGALPNDLGLRNALDFEKGCYVGQEVVSRIENRGHPSTRLVGLTVDALPEADAAVFAGDEHVGSVTRAVDSPMRESPIALAAVDWDLPTGSLTVRVDGDDAAAERVDLPFVEGSATSARLPTYE; encoded by the coding sequence ATGACTGTCCTCGAAGACGTCCACGACGCGCACGGCGCGACCTTCCGGGCGGTCGGCGGCCGGCGGGTCGTCGGCGACTACGGCCGCCCCGAGCGGACCCAGCGCGCGGTCCGCAACGTCGTCGGCGTCTGTGAGTTCGCCTACGGCGTCGTCGTCGTCACGGGCGCGGACCGCGTCGACTACGTCGACAACGCCGTCTCGAACCGCGTGCCGAGCGAGGACGGGCGGGGCTGTTACGCGCTCTTGCTCGGTCCGGACGGCCACGTCGAGACGGACATGTACGTCTACAACGCCGGCGAGCGCCTGCTCGTGTTCACGCCGCCCCAGCGGGCCGAACCGCTGGCCGAGGAGTGGGCCGAGAAGACGTTCATCCAGGACGTCGACGTCCGCGTCGCCACCGACGACTTCGCCACCTTCGGCGTCCACGGTCCGAAGGCCACCGAGAAGATCGCCAGCGTCCTCCACCAGGCCGCCGCCCCCGACGAGCCGCTGTCGTTCGACCGCGGCGAGCTGGGCGACGCCGGCGTCTCCGTGATCCGGACCGACGACCTCGCCGGCGAGGAGAGCTACGACGTGGTCTGTGCGGCCGACGACGCCGAGGCCGTCTTCGACACGCTGGTCAACCGCGGGCTCAACGCCGTCCCCTTCGGCTACGACGTCTGGGAGCGGCTGACGCTGGAGGCCGGGACGCCCCTGTTCGACACCGAGATCGAGGGCGCGCTCCCGAACGACCTCGGCCTGCGCAACGCCCTGGACTTCGAGAAGGGGTGTTACGTCGGTCAGGAGGTCGTCTCCCGGATCGAGAACCGCGGCCACCCCTCGACGCGGCTGGTCGGCCTGACCGTCGACGCGCTGCCCGAGGCCGACGCGGCCGTCTTCGCCGGCGACGAACACGTCGGCAGCGTCACCCGAGCCGTCGACAGTCCGATGCGTGAGTCGCCAATCGCACTGGCGGCGGTGGACTGGGACCTGCCGACGGGGTCGCTGACGGTCCGCGTCGACGGCGACGACGCCGCCGCCGAGCGGGTCGACCTGCCGTTCGTCGAGGGGTCGGCGACCTCCGCGCGCCTCCCGACTTACGAGTAG
- a CDS encoding Ig-like domain-containing protein, which translates to MSPARTPVVLCVLALACAAVAPAAVTAQEQQVTLTVTVVDSDGDPVSNVAVSATWDDGAGGPVNETTRANGQVLLDVPEGADVTVRIDDDRYVRNHPFVAENASTRSVEVPISRSGRATLSVVDGDGDPVEDARVQFYTGGQFVTDQRTDADGTVTTPRIERGSYRVIVGKDGYLRNRTEVAVEGRTEATVRLVEGSALITVAVTDDRFDPPRPVRNATVRVPSVGTVQTLSDGEATIAVPVNDDYDLVVTKDGYERVERRVLVRETGTDVNVTVRRTPALTVTPDNRRVVVGETVRLRVTDEYGEPVANATVTRGGERVGTTDAAGVVVADVTAAGSLTFTATTDGLSGTATVEGVEAAAGTATETATDTATATATETATPTESESVLPGSGPGFGVVTALLALALAALLARRR; encoded by the coding sequence ATGTCTCCCGCCCGGACGCCGGTCGTCCTCTGCGTGCTCGCGCTCGCCTGCGCCGCCGTCGCCCCGGCGGCGGTCACCGCACAGGAGCAGCAGGTCACGCTGACCGTGACCGTCGTCGACAGCGACGGCGATCCAGTCAGCAACGTGGCCGTCTCGGCGACCTGGGACGACGGGGCCGGCGGCCCGGTCAACGAGACGACGCGGGCCAACGGGCAGGTGCTGCTTGACGTGCCCGAGGGGGCGGACGTGACCGTCCGCATCGACGACGACCGGTACGTCCGGAACCACCCGTTCGTCGCCGAGAACGCGAGCACGCGGAGCGTCGAGGTCCCCATCAGCCGGTCGGGCCGCGCGACGCTGTCGGTCGTCGACGGCGACGGCGATCCGGTCGAGGACGCCCGCGTCCAGTTCTACACCGGGGGTCAGTTCGTCACGGACCAGCGGACCGACGCAGACGGGACGGTGACGACGCCCCGCATCGAGCGGGGGAGCTACCGGGTCATCGTCGGCAAGGACGGCTACCTGCGCAACCGGACGGAGGTGGCGGTCGAGGGGCGGACGGAGGCCACGGTCCGCCTCGTCGAGGGGTCGGCACTGATCACCGTCGCCGTGACCGACGACCGCTTCGACCCGCCCCGGCCGGTCAGAAACGCCACCGTCCGGGTGCCGTCGGTCGGCACCGTCCAGACCCTCTCGGACGGCGAGGCTACCATCGCGGTCCCGGTCAACGACGACTACGACCTCGTCGTGACGAAGGACGGCTACGAGCGGGTCGAGCGCCGCGTCCTCGTCCGCGAGACCGGTACCGACGTAAACGTCACCGTCCGGCGGACCCCCGCGCTGACGGTGACGCCGGACAACCGTCGCGTGGTCGTCGGCGAGACGGTCCGTCTGCGAGTGACCGACGAGTACGGCGAGCCCGTCGCGAACGCCACCGTCACTCGCGGCGGCGAGCGGGTCGGGACGACCGACGCGGCGGGCGTCGTCGTCGCCGACGTCACGGCGGCCGGCTCGCTGACGTTCACCGCGACGACAGACGGGCTCTCCGGGACCGCGACCGTCGAGGGCGTCGAGGCCGCGGCGGGGACCGCGACGGAGACGGCGACGGACACGGCGACCGCGACGGCGACCGAGACGGCCACGCCCACCGAGTCGGAGTCGGTGCTGCCCGGGAGCGGTCCCGGCTTCGGCGTCGTGACGGCGCTGCTCGCGCTCGCACTCGCCGCGCTGCTCGCCCGCCGTCGGTAG
- a CDS encoding PfkB family carbohydrate kinase, which produces MTVVTFGETALRFAPPDGRRFETAREVELRVDGMASNAAATASRLGGDAVWCSKVPDTPLGRRVVAELGEFGLETEVVWADEGRQGLTFHESAADPRADRLLQDRADTAMGTVTPADLPLDRVQDADAVFAAGSTAALSETAADTTRTVLQSAPGIRALDLDFHPDLWDVETARATFGDLFDAVDLLFASEEQAKTVFDRTGSARELVHTIASEFGFSRVVLTRSERGVVGYHDNVIHEQDAFDTDGTDAAGQHAALVGAVLERLADGAATDEALAYGAAAAALARTMPGPLTPIEAAEVDRLVADQDDRGR; this is translated from the coding sequence ATGACGGTGGTGACATTCGGCGAGACGGCCCTCCGGTTCGCACCGCCGGACGGACGACGCTTCGAGACGGCCCGGGAAGTCGAGCTGCGCGTCGACGGGATGGCGAGCAACGCCGCGGCGACGGCCAGCCGACTCGGCGGCGACGCCGTCTGGTGCTCGAAGGTGCCGGACACGCCCCTGGGGCGGCGCGTCGTCGCCGAGCTCGGGGAGTTCGGGCTGGAGACGGAGGTCGTCTGGGCCGACGAGGGGCGGCAGGGGCTGACCTTCCACGAGTCGGCCGCCGATCCCCGCGCGGACCGCCTCCTGCAGGACCGGGCCGACACCGCGATGGGGACGGTGACGCCGGCCGATCTCCCGCTCGACCGCGTCCAGGACGCCGACGCGGTGTTCGCGGCGGGTTCGACGGCGGCGCTCTCGGAGACGGCGGCCGACACCACCCGGACGGTGCTCCAGTCGGCACCCGGGATCCGGGCGTTGGACCTGGACTTCCACCCGGACCTCTGGGACGTCGAGACCGCCCGGGCGACCTTCGGCGACCTCTTCGACGCGGTGGACCTGCTGTTCGCCAGCGAGGAGCAGGCCAAGACCGTCTTCGACCGCACCGGCTCGGCCCGCGAACTGGTCCACACCATCGCCTCGGAGTTCGGCTTCTCGCGGGTCGTGCTCACCCGCAGCGAGCGAGGCGTCGTCGGCTACCACGACAACGTCATCCACGAGCAGGACGCCTTCGACACCGACGGGACCGACGCCGCCGGTCAGCACGCTGCCCTCGTCGGAGCCGTCCTCGAACGGCTGGCCGACGGGGCCGCGACCGACGAGGCGCTGGCCTACGGGGCCGCCGCGGCCGCGCTCGCACGGACGATGCCGGGACCGCTGACCCCGATCGAGGCCGCTGAGGTCGACCGACTCGTCGCCGACCAGGACGACCGGGGCCGCTGA
- the mutL gene encoding DNA mismatch repair endonuclease MutL: protein MTDIRRLDERTVERIAAGEVVERPASVVKELVENAVDADADRIEVSVEEGGIDGVRVTDDGIGMDREAVKRAVEEHTTSKIRDIGDLEGGVGTLGFRGEALHAIGAVSRLTITTRPRGGDVGTELVVEGGEVTSVGPAGCPEGTTIEVEDLFYNVPARRKYLKQPTTEFAHVNTVVTSYALANPDVAVSLTHDGTETFATTGQGDLRGTVLSVYGREVAESMVPIEGATLPDGPLEGVSGLVSHPETTRAGREYLSTYVNGRYVRAKTAQDAVVDAYGTQLAPDRYPFAVLFLDVPAGDVDVNVHPRKMEVRFADEEGVREQVRTAVEDALLDEGLLRSSAPRGRSQPEQTEISPGSPSGERGDRADLDEAGTERAGDGVSGSGETPSSGRTGASDAADGSARPPDTAASGRTDPDDDGRTGTREGDSDGEPGTDPTTTGAGGGTAPADEPGDGGATATDGRKFGGGHEQDRLGDAGVPETDHDSLPSMRVLGQLHETYVVAETDDGLVLIDQHAADERVNYERLKAEFAGETTTQALADPVELELTAREAAVLAERTDALASLGFHTARTGERTVEVRTLPGVVADAAGPDLVRDLLSSFVAGADEAAATVEAAADELLGDLACYPSVTGNTSLTEGSVRDLLAALDDCENPYACPHGRPTVVEIDRGELEDRFERDYPGHQGRRE from the coding sequence ATGACGGACATCCGGCGGCTCGACGAACGGACGGTGGAACGGATCGCGGCCGGCGAGGTGGTCGAGCGCCCGGCCTCGGTCGTCAAGGAACTCGTCGAGAACGCCGTCGACGCCGACGCCGACCGGATCGAGGTGAGCGTGGAGGAGGGCGGCATCGACGGGGTCCGCGTGACCGACGACGGGATCGGAATGGACCGCGAGGCCGTGAAGCGGGCCGTCGAGGAACACACCACCTCGAAGATCCGCGACATCGGGGACCTGGAGGGCGGCGTCGGGACCCTGGGGTTCCGGGGGGAGGCGCTACACGCCATCGGGGCCGTCTCGCGGCTGACGATCACCACTCGACCGCGGGGCGGGGACGTGGGGACCGAACTCGTCGTCGAGGGCGGGGAGGTCACGTCCGTCGGCCCCGCCGGCTGTCCGGAGGGCACGACCATCGAGGTCGAGGACCTGTTCTACAACGTCCCCGCCCGTCGGAAGTACCTCAAGCAGCCGACGACGGAGTTCGCCCACGTCAACACCGTCGTCACGAGCTACGCGCTGGCGAACCCGGACGTTGCCGTCTCGCTGACCCACGACGGCACGGAGACGTTCGCCACGACGGGCCAGGGCGACCTGCGCGGGACGGTGCTGTCCGTCTACGGCCGGGAGGTGGCGGAGTCGATGGTCCCAATCGAGGGTGCGACACTCCCCGACGGCCCGCTGGAGGGGGTCTCCGGCCTGGTCTCGCACCCCGAGACCACCCGCGCCGGCCGCGAGTACCTCTCGACGTACGTCAACGGCCGGTACGTCCGGGCCAAGACCGCCCAGGACGCCGTCGTGGACGCCTACGGGACCCAGCTGGCACCGGACCGCTACCCCTTCGCGGTCCTCTTCCTGGACGTGCCCGCCGGCGACGTGGACGTGAACGTCCACCCGCGGAAGATGGAGGTCCGGTTCGCCGACGAGGAGGGGGTCCGCGAGCAGGTCCGCACCGCCGTCGAGGACGCGCTGCTCGACGAGGGGCTGCTCCGCTCGTCGGCCCCGCGTGGCCGCTCCCAGCCCGAGCAGACCGAGATCTCGCCGGGGAGCCCGAGCGGCGAGCGTGGCGACCGGGCCGACCTCGACGAGGCGGGGACCGAACGTGCGGGCGACGGCGTGAGCGGGTCCGGGGAGACCCCGAGTTCGGGTCGAACCGGCGCGAGCGACGCGGCAGACGGGTCGGCCCGCCCGCCGGACACCGCCGCTTCGGGTCGAACCGACCCGGATGACGATGGCCGGACCGGCACCCGCGAGGGCGACAGCGACGGGGAGCCGGGGACCGACCCGACGACGACCGGCGCGGGCGGCGGGACAGCACCGGCCGACGAGCCCGGCGACGGCGGCGCGACCGCGACCGACGGCCGGAAGTTCGGCGGCGGTCACGAGCAGGACCGGCTGGGCGACGCGGGCGTCCCCGAGACCGACCACGACAGCCTGCCGTCGATGCGGGTGCTGGGCCAACTGCACGAGACGTACGTCGTGGCCGAGACCGACGACGGGCTGGTGCTGATCGACCAGCACGCGGCCGACGAGCGGGTCAACTACGAGCGACTCAAGGCGGAGTTCGCCGGCGAGACGACGACGCAGGCGCTGGCCGACCCCGTCGAGCTGGAGCTCACCGCCCGCGAGGCCGCGGTGTTGGCCGAGCGGACCGACGCGCTGGCGAGCCTGGGCTTTCACACCGCCCGGACCGGCGAGCGGACCGTCGAGGTCAGGACCCTGCCGGGCGTGGTCGCCGACGCCGCCGGCCCCGACCTCGTCCGGGACCTGCTCTCGTCGTTCGTCGCGGGGGCCGACGAGGCCGCCGCCACCGTCGAGGCCGCCGCCGACGAGCTGCTCGGCGACCTGGCCTGTTACCCGTCGGTGACGGGCAACACGTCGCTGACGGAGGGGTCGGTCCGGGACCTGCTGGCGGCGCTTGACGACTGCGAGAACCCCTACGCCTGCCCGCACGGCCGGCCGACGGTCGTCGAGATCGACCGCGGCGAACTCGAGGACCGGTTCGAGCGGGACTACCCCGGGCATCAGGGCCGGCGGGAGTGA